One genomic region from Vitis riparia cultivar Riparia Gloire de Montpellier isolate 1030 chromosome 17, EGFV_Vit.rip_1.0, whole genome shotgun sequence encodes:
- the LOC117904801 gene encoding probable galacturonosyltransferase 11 — translation MRRRPADYRRPVRRRFSYWIWALLGLFSVAGLVLFMVQHNYHEDRVEQPTLEKNARSEHISYKGLNFTEEILSATSLARQLAEQISLAKAYVIIAKEHNNLQLAWEFSSKIRSCQLLLSKAAMREEPITLEEAEPIIKSLSALIFKAQDAHYDVATTIMTMKSHIQALEQRAKAATIQSTVFGQLTAEALPKSLHCLNVKLTTDWLRKSSLQELAEEKGNSPRLVDNNLYHFCIFSDNLLAVSVVINSTISNADHPKQLVFHIVTNGINYGAMQAWFLSNDFKGSTIEVQNIEEFSWLNASYAPVMKQLLDADSREYYFKGSEDLEVEPKFRNPKYIYLLNHLRFYIPEIYPQLEKVVFLDDDVVVQKDLTSLFSLDLHGNVNGAVETCLEAFHRYYKYLNFSNTIISSKFDPQACGWAFGMNVFDLIGWRKANVTARYHFWQGQNADQTLWKMGILPAGLLTFYGLTEPLDRRWHVLGLGYDLNIDNRLIETAAVIHFNGNMKPWLKLAIGRYKPLWERYVNQSHPYLQDCVTS, via the exons ATGCGGAGGCGGCCGGCTGATTACCGGCGCCCGGTTCGGAGGAGGTTTTCATATTGGATCTGGGCGCTTCTTGGGTTGTTCTCTGTTGCCGGGTTGGTTCTGTTTATGGTTCAGCATAATTATCACGAGGATCGGGTCGAACAGCCGACACTG GAGAAAAATGCAAGAAGTGAACACATTTCATACAAGGGTTTAAATTTTACTGAAGAAATATTAAGTGCTACCTCATTGGCCAGGCAACTGGCTGAGCAAATATCACTTGCCAAGGCTTATGTCATTATTGCAAAAGAGCACAATAACCTTCAGCTTGCTTGGGAGTTCAGCTCAAAGATTAGAAGTTGCCAGCTTTTGCTCTCAAAAGCTGCCATGAGAGAGGAACCCATCACATTGGAGGAAGCAGAGCCCATTATTAAAAGTCTATCTGCTCTAATCTTTAAGGCGCAAGATGCCCATTATGATGTTGCTACCACAATAATGACAATGAAATCCCATATTCAAGCCCTTGAACAGCGTGCAAAGGCAGCCACAATTCAGAGCACAGTGTTTGGGCAATTGACAGCTGAGGCACTACCTAAGAGCCTCCACTGCCTAAATGTTAAACTCACAACTGATTGGCTCAGGAAGTCATCCCTGCAAGAGCTTGCAGAAGAGAAGGGAAACTCTCCCCGACTCGTAGACAACAATCTCTATCATTTCTGCATATTTTCAGATAATCTTCTGGCTGTCTCTGTAGTTATCAACTCTACTATATCCAATGCTGATCATCCAAAGCAGCTTGTCTTCCATATTGTCACAAATGGAATCAACTATGGAGCAATGCAAGCTTGGTTCCTCAGTAATGACTTCAAAGGGTCCACGATTGAAGTACAGAACATTGAGGAGTTCTCTTGGTTGAATGCTTCTTATGCTCCAGTTATGAAACAGCTTCTTGATGCAGATTCACGAGAATATTATTTTAAGGGGTCTGAAGATTTGGAGGTTGAACCAAAGTTTCGAAACCCAAAGTACATATATTTGTTGAATCACCTACGATTTTACATCCCAGAGATTTATCCACAGCTGGAGAAAGTTGTTTTCCTTGACGATGATGTTGTTGTCCAGAAGGATTTGACCTCACTTTTTTCATTGGATTTGCATGGAAATGTGAATGGAGCTGTGGAAACTTGTCTTGAAGCATTTCATCGTTATTACAAGTATCTCAATTTCTCAAACACAATCATCAGCTCAAAGTTTGACCCACAGGCTTGTGGATGGGCATTTGGTATGAATGTTTTTGATTTGATTGGATGGAGAAAAGCGAATGTGACTGCAAGGTATCATTTCTGGCAGGGTCAGAATGCTGACCAGACACTATGGAAGATGGGCATCCTTCCTGCTGGTCTTTTGACCTTTTATGGACTAACAGAACCACTTGATCGAAGATGGCATGTACTAGGATTGGGTTATGATCTGAACATTGACAACCGTCTGATTGAGACTGCTGCAGTGATTCACTTCAATGGAAACATGAAGCCATGGCTGAAACTGGCTATTGGCAGGTACAAGCCTCTGTGGGAACGGTATGTAAATCAGAGCCACCCATACCTTCAAGATTGTGTCACAAGTTGA
- the LOC117904131 gene encoding flavonol sulfotransferase-like yields the protein MATVHPPEKSLVREDEDDKEKARKRNNEIISSLGKEEGWMEEYTYEYQGFWYPSVTVVEGVMWVQQNFKPRHEDILLVTLPKSGTTWFKPLMFAVMNRTHFDLSTHPLLTTSPHDLVPFLELYLSHKIPFPNPDTFYPPQLFQTHIPFTSLSQYVMESQCRIVYICRNPKDVFVSTFYFLEKVTDKKLTPLSLEKAFELFCKGVSLYGPFWDHVLGYWKASLEVPDRVLFLKYEDMKRDSSFHLKRLAEFMGYPFSVEEEKQGVAHDILELCSFENLRNLKVNKTGKIITSNNNQVENHRFFRKGEVGDWKRHLTAEMEDGLNKLIEQKLAGSGLAFRDSSEA from the coding sequence ATGGCCACTGTTCACCCTCCTGAGAAATCTTTGGTGCGGGAGGATGAAGATGACAAAGAGAAGGCcagaaaaagaaacaatgaGATCATATCAAGCCTTGGAAAAGAAGAAGGCTGGATGGAAGAGTATACGTATGAATACCAAGGTTTTTGGTACCCTTCAGTGACTGTAGTAGAAGGAGTCATGTGGGTGCAGCAAAACTTCAAGCCGCGCCATGAAGATATTCTTCTGGTCACCCTTCCCAAATCTGGCACAACATGGTTCAAACCTCTCATGTTTGCTGTCATGAACCGAACCCACTTTGATCTCTCAACACACCCTCTTCTCACCACCAGTCCCCATGATCTTGTTCCCTTCTTGGAACTGTACCTCAGCCACAAGATCCCCTTCCCAAATCCGGATACTTTCTATCCACCTCAACTCTTCCAGACCCACATCCCTTTTACTTCATTATCACAATATGTAATGGAATCTCAGTGTCGAATTGTCTATATTTGCCGAAATCCGAAAGATGTGTTTGTTTCTACATTTTACTTCCTGGAGAAAGTGACAGATAAGAAGTTAACACCCCTTTCACTTGAGAAGGCATTTGAGCTGTTCTGTAAAGGGGTCTCTCTGTATGGACCCTTCTGGGATCATGTATTAGGGTACTGGAAGGCAAGCTTGGAAGTGCCTGACAGGGTGCTGTTCTTGAAATACGAAGATATGAAGAGGGACTCCTCTTTTCATCTCAAAAGATTGGCAGAATTCATGGGCTACCCTTTCTCTGTAGAGGAAGAAAAACAAGGAGTGGCGCATGACATTCTAGAGCTGTGCAGTTTCGAGAACCTAAGGAATTTGAAGGTGAACAAGACaggaaaaataattacaagtaaCAATAATCAAGTGGAGAATCATAGATTTTTCAGGAAAGGTGAGGTTGGAGACTGGAAGAGACATCTAACAGCTGAGATGGAGGACGGCCTTAACAAGCTGATTGAGCAAAAGTTGGCTGGTTCTGGTTTGGCATTCCGTGACTCCTCCGAGGCATGA
- the LOC117904132 gene encoding flavonol 4'-sulfotransferase-like: MADNNVEHLSVEEAFEQFCKGVSFYEPFWDHVLGYWKASLEWPERVLFMKYEDMKKDSPFHLKRLAEFMGCPFSSEEERQGVVHEILKLCSFENLSNLKVNNTGTFQLGNRKIGKHIFFRQGKVGEWRNHLTNDMVDRLNKIVEQKLSGSGLTFHDSVER; this comes from the coding sequence ATGGCAGACAATAATGTTGAACATCTTTCCGTGGAAGAGGCTTTTGAGCAGTTCTGTAAAGGAGTTTCTTTTTATGAACCCTTCTGGGATCATGTATTAGGGTATTGGAAGGCAAGCCTAGAGTGGCCAGAGAGAGTCCTGTTTATGAAGTATGAGGATATGAAGAAGGATTCACCATTTCATCTCAAGAGGTTAGCAGAGTTTATGGGCTGCCCCTTCTCTTCAGAAGAAGAAAGGCAAGGCGTGGTGCATGAAATTCTAAAGCTTTGCAGCTTTGAGAATCTAAGCAACCTGAAAGTGAATAATACAGGAACATTCCAGCTAGGCAACCGTAAGATTGGCAAGCATATATTCTTCAGGCAAGGTAAGGTTGGGGAATGGAGGAATCATCTCACAAATGACATGGTGGATCGCCTTAACAAGATCGTAGAGCAAAAGCTGTCTGGTTCTGGTTTGACATTTCATGACTCTGTGGAGAGATGA
- the LOC117904133 gene encoding flavonol 4'-sulfotransferase-like, translating into MQEHFKPRPADVLLVTPPKSGTTWFKALLFAIMNRTRFNTSTHPLLTTSPHELVPFMEMFLHMNIPFPDPDPLSPPRLFHTHTPFTSLPQSVIDSQCRIVYVSRNPKDVFVSFYCFLQGDNNSAVRLSFEEAFEQYCKGFSPYGPFWDHLLGYWKANSKWPERVLSLKYEDMKRDSSFHLKRIAEFIGQPFSSEEEKQGLVHEIIKLCSFESLSNMKVNKTGTLRAGYLTVDKNSFFRKGEVGDWKNHLTAEMAERLDRVMERNLDGCDFSFDDSRDKRLVPL; encoded by the coding sequence ATGCAAGAACACTTCAAGCCACGACCTGCAGATGTTCTTTTAGTCACGCCTCCGAAATCAGGTACAACATGGTTTAAAGCTCTCCTGTTTGCTATCATGAACAGAACCCGGTTTAATACTTCAACACACCCTTTGCTTACCACTAGTCCTCATGAACTTGTTCCCTTCATGGAAATGTTTTTGCACATGAATATCCCATTCCCAGACCCAGATCCACTTTCTCCTCCTCGACTCTTCCACACCCACACTCCATTTACTTCATTACCCCAATCTGTCATAGACTCTCAATGTCGAATCGTCTATGTTTCCCGAAATCCAAAAGATGTGTTTGTTTCTTTCTATTGCTTTCTGCAGGGAGACAACAACTCTGCAGTACGCCTCTCGTTTGAAGAGGCGTTTGAACAGTACTGTAAAGGATTTTCTCCATACGGACCCTTCTGGGATCATCTACTAGGGTATTGGAAGGCAAACTCAAAATGGCCAGAGAGGGTACTCTCATTGAAATATGAAGATATGAAGAGGGATTCCTCATTTCATCTCAAGAGGATAGCAGAGTTCATCGGTCAACCCTTCTCTTCAGAGGAAGAAAAACAGGGTTTGGTgcatgaaattataaaattgtgtaGTTTTGAGAGTCTAAGTAATATGAAGGTTAACAAGACTGGAACCCTCCGAGCAGGCTACCTGACCGTGGATAAGAATTCGTTCTTTAGGAAAGGTGAGGTTGGAGACTGGAAGAATCATCTTACAGCAGAGATGGCCGAGCGCCTGGACAGGGTCATGGAGCGAAATTTGGATGGTTGTGATTTCTCATTCGATGACTCCAGGGACAAAAGATTGGTCCCATTATAG
- the LOC117904135 gene encoding flavonol 3-sulfotransferase-like, whose product MENSPFCGKGKVGDWKNHLTAEKAERLDRIRGQKSNGYWKASLEWPHRVSFLRYEDMKTDTIAHVKRLAEFMDHPFSLEEESQDEVNKVINLCSFENLSNLDVNMTGKSSPRSNFEVVNKAFFRRGEVADWENYLTAEMVDCWIKSLSRGSRERV is encoded by the exons ATGGAGAACAGTCCCTTCTGTGGGAAAGGTAAGGTTGGAGACTGGAAGAATCATCTTACAGCTGAGAAGGCTGAGCGCCTTGACAGGATCAGAGGGCAAAAGTCGAATG GGTATTGGAAAGCAAGCTTGGAATGGCCTCATAGAGTGTCATTCTTGAGATATGAGGACATGAAGACTGACACCATTGCCCATGTGAAAAGACTGGCAGAATTCATGGACCACCCTTTCTCCTTGGAGGAGGAGAGTCAAGACGAGGTGAATAAAGTCATAAACTTGTGTAGTTTTGAGAATTTGAGCAATTTGGATGTGAATATGACTGGAAAATCGAGCCCACGCTCGAACTTTGAGGTTGTGAATAAGGCATTTTTCAGGAGAGGCGAGGTTGCTGATTGGGAAAACTATTTAACAGCTGAGATGGTGGATTGCTGGATCAAATCACTGAGCAGAGGTTCAAGGGAACGAGTTTAA